Proteins encoded within one genomic window of Chitinophaga parva:
- a CDS encoding alpha-amylase, whose product MQQDTFIQFFHWYTPADGHLWQHFRQEAASLKVKGITHAWLPPAFKGARGKDSEGYDVYDLYDLGEFDQKGTVATKYGPKEDYLQAIRAAQEQGLKVLTDVVLGHRTGGDGKEKIKVQRVNPDNRTEMTGAPFEIEAFTQFFFPGRKDQYSAYKWDYHSFAGVDYAANLPAEEQGIFKILNEYGNGQWNEEVSQENGNFSFLIGDDVETRNPAVREELYNWGKWYLQVTGCNGFRIDALKHMSWRFMKNWSTAMKEAAGKDFTMIGEYWSPDNLPEMLDYLDKVENSISLFDAPLHHNFYEVSKGERELWKVYDNTLTAARADKSITIVENHDTQPCQTLESPVEAWFKPLAYGCILLRAQGVPCIFYPDLYGAQYRDNGCDVTIEKVAVLEKLLELRKDYAYGEQEDYFAAAGVIGWVRRGDAGAPGSGCAVVLSSSEQGGNINMHMGKAFAGKTFMNFLNPLQELVLDAEGNAVFYVDQRGIAVWVPKR is encoded by the coding sequence ATGCAACAAGACACATTTATTCAATTTTTCCACTGGTATACACCAGCGGACGGCCATTTGTGGCAGCATTTCCGGCAGGAAGCAGCATCACTCAAAGTAAAGGGCATCACGCACGCGTGGTTGCCTCCCGCCTTCAAAGGCGCCAGGGGTAAGGATTCTGAAGGGTATGATGTGTACGATCTTTATGACCTGGGTGAGTTTGACCAGAAAGGAACCGTTGCCACAAAGTATGGCCCCAAAGAAGATTACCTGCAGGCCATCAGGGCCGCACAGGAGCAGGGGCTGAAAGTGCTCACTGATGTGGTGCTGGGCCACCGCACCGGTGGCGATGGCAAGGAAAAAATAAAGGTGCAGCGCGTGAATCCCGACAACCGTACTGAGATGACAGGCGCCCCCTTTGAAATTGAAGCTTTCACCCAGTTTTTTTTCCCCGGCCGTAAAGACCAATACTCTGCATACAAATGGGACTATCACAGCTTTGCTGGTGTAGACTATGCTGCAAACCTGCCTGCAGAAGAGCAGGGTATCTTTAAGATCCTCAACGAGTACGGCAACGGCCAATGGAATGAAGAGGTATCACAGGAGAACGGCAATTTCAGCTTTCTCATCGGTGATGATGTGGAAACGAGGAACCCGGCAGTACGGGAAGAACTGTATAACTGGGGCAAATGGTACCTCCAGGTGACGGGGTGCAACGGGTTCCGCATAGACGCGCTCAAACATATGTCGTGGAGGTTTATGAAGAACTGGTCAACGGCCATGAAAGAGGCTGCCGGCAAGGATTTCACCATGATCGGCGAGTACTGGAGCCCGGATAACCTGCCGGAAATGCTCGATTACCTGGATAAGGTAGAGAACAGCATCAGCCTGTTTGATGCACCATTGCACCACAATTTTTACGAGGTGTCCAAAGGCGAAAGGGAGCTTTGGAAAGTGTATGATAATACCCTCACCGCTGCGCGGGCAGATAAGAGTATTACCATAGTAGAGAACCATGACACACAGCCGTGCCAAACGCTGGAAAGCCCGGTGGAAGCATGGTTCAAGCCACTGGCCTATGGCTGCATCCTGCTGCGGGCACAAGGGGTACCCTGCATTTTTTACCCGGACCTGTATGGTGCGCAGTATCGTGATAATGGCTGTGATGTAACGATTGAGAAAGTAGCGGTGCTGGAAAAACTATTGGAACTGCGCAAAGATTATGCATACGGGGAGCAGGAAGATTATTTTGCTGCTGCCGGTGTAATAGGCTGGGTGCGGCGTGGCGATGCAGGCGCACCTGGCAGCGGATGCGCGGTGGTATTAAGTTCCAGTGAACAGGGTGGAAATATAAATATGCACATGGGGAAAGCCTTTGCTGGCAAAACATTTATGAACTTCCTAAACCCGTTGCAGGAGCTGGTGCTGGACGCGGAAGGCAATGCAGTGTTTTATGTAGACCAGCGGGGCATAGCAGTCTGGGTGCCGAAAAGATAG
- a CDS encoding lmo0937 family membrane protein, producing MNSILYVVAVILVIGWALGFFMYSAGGIIHILLVLAIIAILINVIRGRAV from the coding sequence ATGAACAGCATTCTTTATGTCGTTGCCGTAATCCTCGTTATAGGCTGGGCACTTGGCTTCTTTATGTATTCTGCAGGCGGTATCATCCACATCCTGCTGGTGCTGGCTATCATTGCCATTCTCATTAACGTGATCCGCGGACGGGCTGTCTGA
- a CDS encoding lipocalin family protein: MQKASFLGVTLLALSLAACRQHTPSNTVHTDTLHLQDSSLVAPPVVDTPVVPDTMFTATDSLRITEVQLLGKWSRPVQGKEGETEGFELKPKGRIRNLRITPYSMIYDSWSLRKDSLILKSHMQHVMEPVVEVDTSLVTGISDTSLVLFPIRAAQGYEERYTRVGHRK, encoded by the coding sequence ATGCAAAAGGCCTCTTTCCTCGGTGTTACCTTGCTGGCACTCAGTCTTGCCGCCTGCCGGCAGCATACCCCGTCCAATACCGTGCACACGGATACCCTGCACCTGCAGGACTCATCGCTGGTGGCGCCCCCGGTGGTAGATACGCCCGTGGTGCCGGATACAATGTTCACGGCAACGGATAGCCTCCGCATCACAGAAGTGCAGTTACTGGGCAAATGGTCAAGACCGGTACAGGGGAAAGAAGGGGAAACGGAAGGATTTGAATTGAAACCCAAAGGACGCATACGCAACCTGCGCATCACTCCTTATAGCATGATCTACGATAGCTGGTCCCTCCGGAAAGATTCGTTGATTTTGAAAAGCCACATGCAGCATGTGATGGAGCCCGTAGTGGAGGTGGATACTTCGCTGGTTACAGGCATATCGGATACCTCCCTGGTATTATTTCCTATCAGGGCTGCCCAGGGCTACGAGGAGCGTTACACCCGGGTGGGTCATAGGAAATAG
- a CDS encoding ferritin-like domain-containing protein: MATYEKATEVLNDLVKINNDRVEGYEKAIVQTNEVDLKTLFTQMADESRKYVMELNQQLRNWGKDVQTETTASGKIYRTWMDVKRTFTGNDRHAILASCEYGEDAAQRAYEEALATEEPLPNELRELITRQKASLKRSHDIIKQQRDLEKVNS, translated from the coding sequence ATGGCAACGTATGAAAAAGCTACAGAAGTGCTCAATGACCTTGTAAAGATCAACAATGACCGCGTGGAAGGCTATGAAAAAGCCATCGTACAAACCAACGAAGTTGACCTGAAAACCTTGTTTACCCAGATGGCGGACGAAAGCCGCAAATACGTGATGGAGCTGAACCAGCAACTGCGCAATTGGGGCAAAGATGTGCAAACGGAAACTACGGCGTCCGGCAAGATCTACCGCACCTGGATGGATGTGAAACGCACCTTCACGGGCAACGACCGCCACGCCATCCTGGCTTCCTGCGAGTATGGCGAAGACGCCGCCCAGCGTGCTTACGAAGAAGCCCTGGCTACAGAAGAGCCACTGCCCAATGAGCTCCGCGAGCTTATTACCCGGCAGAAAGCTTCCCTGAAACGGTCCCACGATATCATCAAGCAGCAACGTGACCTGGAGAAGGTTAATAGTTAA